The stretch of DNA TCTCAATATCCCTTGCATCAACCTTCTCCTTAACTTCTATGGGTATTATCCCCCCATCGGATTTCAATATTACGTTTATCTCCCTCCCCCCCATTCTATAGTAGTATTCCGCATTCAATGTATTCACAACATATGTCTCCAATACTCTCCCCATGTTCTCCTCAAATGTCTCCTTCGAGTATGCGTATATTAGTGATGTTGTTGATGGATAGAACTTCTTAAGCTTCCTACTCGACGCCATTTTCGATGGCCTATAATTTGATAGCGACTTAACTATTAGTGATGCTTCTAGGAATTTTAGGTAATTTGATATTGTTATCTTGCTCTTACCAAGATCTCTTGCAATTGAATTCACATTTAATATTCCACCTGGATTTGAAAGTATGATTTTCACAATTTCCTCCATTAGAATCATATCCCTAGTCTTGAATATTCTTGGAACATCCCTAATCACCACTCTATCCACAACAGCGTTTCTGATGTACTCTGAAATCTTAACTTCACTACTCCAATCCACTATTTCAGGGAATCCAGCCTTCCTCAAGTATTCCATGAAGTATATCTCCATCCTCCTCTGCGAGTATTCCAACCCCCCAATTTGAATCCCCCTCATCTCCAGAAATTCCTTGAAGGTTAGTGGTTTAAGCTCTATTAATGTGAATCTACCTGCAAGTTTCTCCAAAGCCTCTCTGGATAGGAGTATTGTTGAAGAGCCCGAAATTACGAATTTAATTTTTGGGTATAGGTCGTAGAACTTCTTCAATGTCGAAGCCCAATCCATGGCGTATTGAACTTCATCTAGGAATACATATACCCTACCAGCTTCTTCAAGGGGCTTCATCAAAACATTCCTCTCATAGAAGCTTAAAACCTCCCTTAAATTGGCATGGGTTTCATCGAAGGAGAAGTATAGTAGCCTCCTGGGATCTTCATATGTAAGTATATTCTCAATCAATTGGTATAGTATTGTGGTTTTACCAACCCTCCTCAAACCAGTAATCATCGTTATTCTCCTATCGTTTAAGCTTTCTAAGATGTCTTTGAATGCATGCCTTTTATATTTGGGTGCAAGCTCTTCTCTAACCTTCCCAGTGAACCACCATTCATTGAATCTTTCAACATCTTCCCTTAGCATATTGGTATATTATAATTTACCAATATTTAAGTTTTAGGTATATTTCAGTGTACCAATAATTCTAAATATAGCCTATATTTAGGCTAACCTTTATATTTTTCGAATACACCAATCTTCATTGGTGGGGTTTGTTGGATTTTAGGCTTCTTAGGGGTTTAGGCGTCTTTGGAGCTTTAATTTCGCTTATAGCATGTTTCCATGCAATTTTAACAGTATTCTCTTCCCTAAAATTTATCCCTCCCAATGGGTGTCTTAAGTATTCCAGAACCATTTAAGTCCATTGTGAGTCTCTATGCAACTTTGATGGCTTTCCTAATCATATTCTTCATAGCCTCATTTAAAGTTGGATTATGGTATTCTGGTTTATTCATGTTTGCATCATCCATAATATCCATTATAGCCATAGCTTCACCAACAATTTACGGTTTACCACAATATGATCTACCCCCATTAACCCTCGGTTTAATTTTGTCTCTAGCTTCAGGCTTAATTGTGGTTTTCAAAGCTCCCAAACCATTTATTGGTAAGCCAATATTGACTCCATTGGAGATATCAGTTACAGCTTTATTGAGTGCCCTGCAAGCTTTCTTAACAGCCTTTGTTGGTGCAATATTCCCCTCACCTACAGGTGGATACACGCATATTGGTGATACAATAACCTTCCTAGCTGCATTCCTTTTCGGACCTAAAATTGCAATTCTAACTGGAATAATTGGGAGTCTTGTTGCAGACTTCTACCTAGCTTATCCAAGATGGTATGTTTCCATAATTGCCCATGGAGCTGAGGGATTTATTGCAGGCTTATCTTACCGTAGGAGTCTACCAATCAAGGTAATCCTATCAATAATTGCTGGTTTCTCCATGGCCTTCACATACTTCTACGTTAACATATTCATTAAAGGTTACGCTTTGGCAATGGTATCTTTCATTAGGGACTTCTTCGGTCAAGCCCTAATATCCCTAGTAATAGCGATCTTGATTCATAAGCCCATTGAGAAGGCTTTGAGGGGGATTTTGAAATCCACTTAAATAGCCCTTACCCCCTTCTCTGTTAGTGCATAGTACTCTCTAATTCTACCCATAACCTTCTCACTCCTACTCTTAACCACATAACCCTCTTCCATGAGCTCCTTTAGATGTTGGTATAGTGTGGGTATTCTAATGTTTAACCCATACCTATCTTTAAGTTCCCTCCAAATCTGGTATCCATACATCTCCCCACCAGAGAGTATTTTCATTATCGTTAGCTTCGTATCCCCAATCCATCCACCAGCCATATCCCTTATTACTCCACTAATCCCCGGGCTTTCCAATGCCATCATCCTAAGTGTCTTCGTATCCTTCAATCCGCTACCAGTTATTATGCATACCACCTTCGCCCCCCTCTCTATGCTTCCAGCTTTTATGAGCTTCTTCAATCCAGCTATTGTTAGACTTGCAGCTGGCTCTGCAAGTATCCCTTCGTATCTGGCTAGTTCGCTTAAAGCTTTTCTTGCTTCAGATTCATCCACAGCCACTGCGCATCCACCACTATCTTTAATGGCTTTTAAAGCTGCTTTCCCATATTTTGGCTTTTGAACCATTAAATCCCTTATATCAGTCTTCGCCTCTAAAGCTTCAACATTTTCCACCCCACTCTCAAATGCTTCCACTATTGGTTTGCATCCCTCTGGTTGTACTCCAATTATCTTTGGCATCTCCCCCCTCAGTAATCCTAGGCTTTTCATTTCGTTTAAGGCTTTATATGTGTGGTATGCTAGTCCACCTTCACCCATTGGTATGATTATGTATTCTGGTGGCTCCCTCAATTGCATAATTATCTCCCATGCAATTGTCTTCTTAGCTTCATTCACTATTGGATCGTAATCAACTATGTTTGTTTTTGGGGTTTGCTCCATGGACTTCTCAATTCTAACTTCAGCTCCATAAGCCACCATTTGATATAGTTTCCCCATATCTATGCTCCTATCCACATGTATCCTAACCTTCAATCCCGATTTGGCTGCATATGCAGCTATGGATGCCCCTAGATTCCCCTTTGAGTATACTGTTATTGAGTTTAAGCCTATGCTCTTCATGAATGATGTGGCTAGGGCTGATGATCTATCAAGATATGAGCCTGTGGGTTCTATGGTTTCATCTTTAAACCATAAATCCACATTCAATTCCAAGCCAAGCGTTGTGCTCCTATGTATATGCGTGTTCCCCTCACCTAAACTTATCATTACACTAGTTTTTGGGAGTATTTCTGAGTATTTCCATATGCCATTGAGTTCAGACTTATACTCAAACTTCCTCGGCAATTTCAATTCGAAGGTTAATCCACATCCACATTTAACGCAAAACTTCATGTTTAAATCGTATCCATACGCTTCTCCACATCCAGTGCAAATCAACTTCAAATTGCTCCAATCCACAAGTTAATATTATGCTCCCACAATAATATTATTTTGGTGTGGAGTATTGCATGTTCATGTTGGATGTTGTGGATTCAGCATTTCAAGGAAGAGGTATTATAGCCTATTCGATGTGGTTGAGCTTCAAGAAACATTCTACGATCCACCAAACATGGATAGGCTTAAGACTTTGAGGTCTGAAGCTCCAAGCAATTTCACATTCACATTGAAGTGTTGGCAGGCCATTACGCATCCACTCAGCTCCCAAACTTGGAGGAGGGCTAAACATGTTCCAGATAAAGCTCTAAGCGATAGGTATGGGTTCCTAAAGCCCACAAAGGAGGTTTTTGAAGCTTGGAATATGGTTTTGGAGGGGGCTAAAGTTTTAGATGCAAAGGTCATTGTAATTCAAACACCACCAAGCTTCAATTACACTGATGAAAACTACAATAATGCAATACAATTCTTCTCATCAACCTCATCATCAAATATAATTTTAGGTTGGGAGCCTAGGGGGGATTGGCTTGAAAAGCCTGACAAAATACTGGATGTGGTTGGTAGGTTTAAGAATGTAATTCACATTGTAGACCCATTTAGAGCTAAACCAGCACTTGTTAAGGATAAACTCTACTTTAGACTTCACGGTATAGGTGGAGGCGAAGTGAACTATAAGTACAAGTATACGGATGAAGATCTATCAAAGTTGAAGAGTATGATAATGGATTATAAAGTTCAGGGGGCTTCAGAATTCTATGTAATGTTCAATAACGTTTACATGGCTGATGATGCATCAAGATTTAAGCAGTTGGTGGAAGTTATGTAGGATGTGGGCTTCCATTCATCTTGAATTTCGAAATCCTTATATATATTGTGGTAAATACGCTCATTCGGGGATTACTGTGGTTTCTGTGGCGGTTTCCGAAGTTGAGATCGATGCCTCAAATCTCTCCCTTAGAGAGGTTAATGCAAGGATCCGTGAAGCTGTTGGTAGGGGGTTGAGGGTTCACTTAAAGAATGCCAGTCACATATATGGTCTTGCAGCTGGGCTTAAGTCTGGAGATATAGTTATTGATGGTGATGCTGGAGATTACCTTGCAATGCTTAATGGTGGGGCTAAGATTACAGTTAATGGTAATGCTGGCGATTATGTTGCTGATGGAGCTTGGTCTGGTGAAGTCATTGTTAAGGGTTGTGTGGGTTACGGTGCATCCATGTATGCTTATGGTGGTGTACTTGTGGTTTATGGTGATGCCGGTGATGCTGTTGGACAGATACTTAAGGGTGCCACTGTAATCGTTAATGGTTGTGCTGGTGATTCAATAGGGCTCTACATGGTTGGTGGAGACATAATAATTGTTGGTGATGCTGGTAAGCTTGTTGGAGACTGGATGATTAGGGGTTGCATTTATATTGGGGGGAAGTATGAGAGTTTAGGTAATAATGCTAAGGAAGCTGAATTGACTGACGATGATGTTAAGAAGCTTTCAAACCTATTCAACAAGTATAATGTGAAGGCAGATCCATCGAAGTTTAAGAAGATAGTTCCATTATCCCTAAGACCATTCTATGGGTGAGGGGGGTGGGGTGAATGTCTACACATCCATTATATGCTAAGATAGCCAGTAAGAGGTATGGTGAAACACCATATAAGGAGGTTTGGGAAGAGATTAGGTATAGAGCTGAGACTGGGAAGTACATTATAAGGGGGTTTGGATATTCTGGGAGGCTTCCACACTTCGACGACCTACTACTGGTTCCAGCACATCTAGCACCACCAGCACCTGTGGATACATATAGGGAGAAGGTTGATACAAGTGTGGTCATTGGTGGTGGGATGGTTGAGAAGCCAGTGAAACTGCAGACTCCAGTTTTAATTGCCGCAATGAGTTACGGTGCCACCAGTAGGGAGTTCAAGCTTGCATGTGCAAAGGCAGCTAACATGACTGGTACAGCCACAAATACTGGTGAAGGTGGAATGGTCTTCACAGTGAAGGATAATGGTGAAATAGAATATACAGAGTATCAGTATACAAAGCCCAATGGATACCTAGCAGTTCAATTTGCATCTGGAAGGTGGGGTGTGAGCATAGACTACCTATTAAACAGCGACATTATAGAGGTTAAGTATGGTCAGGGAGCTAAACCTGGGATGGGTGGACATCTATTGGGGGAGAAGGTTACTGAGGAGATAGCTAGAACTCGTGGGATCCCTGTGGGGACTGATTGTCTAAGTCCATCTAGACACATGGATATAAGATCCCTAGAGGAACTCAAGAAGGTTATAGGGATAATTAGGGATGTTATCGGGTATGAGAAGCCTGTTGGAATTAAGTTTGGACCTGGGAGGGTTTATAAGGATGTTTATATGGCTGCCCAATGCGACATAGATTTCGTTGCAGTTGACGGCAAGTATGGTGGTACTGGTGCAAGTCCAGATCACGCTATACAGAATGTTGGTTTACCAACCATAGCCATAATACCTGCAGCTGATAGGGCTTTGAGGGATGCTGGGGTTAGGGATAGTGTGACTCTAATAGCTTTGGGTGGATTTAGGGATGGTGGTGATGTCGCTAAGGCATTGGCTCTTGGAGCTGATGCTGTAGCTTTAGCTTCAGCCATAGAGATAGCTGCTGGATGCACATTGTGTGGTCAATGTTCATTGGGTAAATGTGCTGTTGGTATATGCACGCAAGATCCGGAGCTTAGGAAGAGGTTTGGTGGGGGTAAGGGGATAGATCAAGGGGCATTATGGATTTCCAATTACATACATGCTGTGACTAAGGAGGTTGCTCAGATAGCTGCTGCCATAGGGCATAAGAGCATTAAGGAA from Candidatus Methanomethylicota archaeon encodes:
- a CDS encoding ATP-binding protein; amino-acid sequence: MLREDVERFNEWWFTGKVREELAPKYKRHAFKDILESLNDRRITMITGLRRVGKTTILYQLIENILTYEDPRRLLYFSFDETHANLREVLSFYERNVLMKPLEEAGRVYVFLDEVQYAMDWASTLKKFYDLYPKIKFVISGSSTILLSREALEKLAGRFTLIELKPLTFKEFLEMRGIQIGGLEYSQRRMEIYFMEYLRKAGFPEIVDWSSEVKISEYIRNAVVDRVVIRDVPRIFKTRDMILMEEIVKIILSNPGGILNVNSIARDLGKSKITISNYLKFLEASLIVKSLSNYRPSKMASSRKLKKFYPSTTSLIYAYSKETFEENMGRVLETYVVNTLNAEYYYRMGGREINVILKSDGGIIPIEVKEKVDARDIEKFKGNMEYINAESGVMITLNQEMDYGGVKIYPAYKLEDLKLKQLLA
- a CDS encoding ECF transporter S component, with the protein product MGVLSIPEPFKSIVSLYATLMAFLIIFFIASFKVGLWYSGLFMFASSIISIIAIASPTIYGLPQYDLPPLTLGLILSLASGLIVVFKAPKPFIGKPILTPLEISVTALLSALQAFLTAFVGAIFPSPTGGYTHIGDTITFLAAFLFGPKIAILTGIIGSLVADFYLAYPRWYVSIIAHGAEGFIAGLSYRRSLPIKVILSIIAGFSMAFTYFYVNIFIKGYALAMVSFIRDFFGQALISLVIAILIHKPIEKALRGILKST
- a CDS encoding pyridoxal-phosphate dependent enzyme, encoding MKLICTGCGEAYGYDLNMKFCVKCGCGLTFELKLPRKFEYKSELNGIWKYSEILPKTSVMISLGEGNTHIHRSTTLGLELNVDLWFKDETIEPTGSYLDRSSALATSFMKSIGLNSITVYSKGNLGASIAAYAAKSGLKVRIHVDRSIDMGKLYQMVAYGAEVRIEKSMEQTPKTNIVDYDPIVNEAKKTIAWEIIMQLREPPEYIIIPMGEGGLAYHTYKALNEMKSLGLLRGEMPKIIGVQPEGCKPIVEAFESGVENVEALEAKTDIRDLMVQKPKYGKAALKAIKDSGGCAVAVDESEARKALSELARYEGILAEPAASLTIAGLKKLIKAGSIERGAKVVCIITGSGLKDTKTLRMMALESPGISGVIRDMAGGWIGDTKLTIMKILSGGEMYGYQIWRELKDRYGLNIRIPTLYQHLKELMEEGYVVKSRSEKVMGRIREYYALTEKGVRAI
- a CDS encoding DUF72 domain-containing protein, with the protein product MHVHVGCCGFSISRKRYYSLFDVVELQETFYDPPNMDRLKTLRSEAPSNFTFTLKCWQAITHPLSSQTWRRAKHVPDKALSDRYGFLKPTKEVFEAWNMVLEGAKVLDAKVIVIQTPPSFNYTDENYNNAIQFFSSTSSSNIILGWEPRGDWLEKPDKILDVVGRFKNVIHIVDPFRAKPALVKDKLYFRLHGIGGGEVNYKYKYTDEDLSKLKSMIMDYKVQGASEFYVMFNNVYMADDASRFKQLVEVM
- a CDS encoding tributyrin esterase, with the protein product MVSVAVSEVEIDASNLSLREVNARIREAVGRGLRVHLKNASHIYGLAAGLKSGDIVIDGDAGDYLAMLNGGAKITVNGNAGDYVADGAWSGEVIVKGCVGYGASMYAYGGVLVVYGDAGDAVGQILKGATVIVNGCAGDSIGLYMVGGDIIIVGDAGKLVGDWMIRGCIYIGGKYESLGNNAKEAELTDDDVKKLSNLFNKYNVKADPSKFKKIVPLSLRPFYG
- a CDS encoding FMN-binding glutamate synthase family protein, translated to MSTHPLYAKIASKRYGETPYKEVWEEIRYRAETGKYIIRGFGYSGRLPHFDDLLLVPAHLAPPAPVDTYREKVDTSVVIGGGMVEKPVKLQTPVLIAAMSYGATSREFKLACAKAANMTGTATNTGEGGMVFTVKDNGEIEYTEYQYTKPNGYLAVQFASGRWGVSIDYLLNSDIIEVKYGQGAKPGMGGHLLGEKVTEEIARTRGIPVGTDCLSPSRHMDIRSLEELKKVIGIIRDVIGYEKPVGIKFGPGRVYKDVYMAAQCDIDFVAVDGKYGGTGASPDHAIQNVGLPTIAIIPAADRALRDAGVRDSVTLIALGGFRDGGDVAKALALGADAVALASAIEIAAGCTLCGQCSLGKCAVGICTQDPELRKRFGGGKGIDQGALWISNYIHAVTKEVAQIAAAIGHKSIKEFNKEDLRAITVEAAAISGVKLAGLEDYVLPQWKWF